In one Pseudomonas tensinigenes genomic region, the following are encoded:
- the xth gene encoding exodeoxyribonuclease III: MKNLRIATYNVNGLRARLPNLLDWLKREQPDIACLQELKSVDTAFPAAELEAAGYGAIWQGQAAWNGVAILARDAQPLESRRGLPGDPDDQHSRYLEAAVHGVLVGCLYLPNGNPQPGPKFDYKLAWFERLISYAKDLQSSDHPVVLAGDYNVVPTDMDIYNTRSWLKDALLQPESRECYQRLLDQGWTDSLRHLYPEDRLYTFWDYFRQHWQTNSGLRIDHLLLNPALSPYLHEAGVDAWVRNEPHASDHAPTWIRIGSRKKR, translated from the coding sequence ATGAAAAACCTGCGGATAGCCACCTACAACGTCAACGGTTTACGGGCGCGTCTGCCAAATCTGCTGGATTGGCTCAAGCGCGAACAACCGGACATCGCCTGCCTGCAAGAACTCAAATCCGTCGACACGGCGTTCCCCGCCGCCGAACTGGAAGCCGCCGGTTATGGTGCGATATGGCAGGGGCAGGCGGCATGGAACGGCGTGGCGATTCTCGCCCGCGACGCGCAACCGTTGGAGAGCCGGCGCGGTCTGCCGGGTGATCCCGATGACCAGCACAGCCGTTATCTGGAAGCAGCGGTGCACGGCGTTCTGGTCGGGTGCCTGTACCTGCCCAACGGCAATCCGCAGCCGGGGCCGAAATTCGATTACAAACTGGCCTGGTTCGAACGGCTGATCAGCTACGCGAAGGACCTGCAAAGCAGCGATCACCCGGTGGTGCTGGCCGGTGACTACAACGTTGTGCCCACTGATATGGATATCTACAACACCCGTTCCTGGCTCAAGGATGCGCTGCTGCAACCTGAGAGTCGCGAGTGTTATCAGCGCTTGCTGGATCAAGGCTGGACCGACTCTCTACGGCATCTGTATCCCGAGGATCGCCTCTACACGTTTTGGGATTACTTTCGCCAACACTGGCAAACCAATTCCGGCCTGCGCATCGATCATCTGCTGCTCAACCCGGCGCTGAGTCCTTATCTGCATGAGGCCGGCGTAGACGCCTGGGTGCGCAACGAACCGCACGCCAGTGACCATGCGCCGACGTGGATTCGTATCGGTTCACGCAAGAAACGCTAG
- a CDS encoding DUF4952 domain-containing protein has protein sequence MKRLLLIRLIPALLLVIASSANASADFGCDDFLSKLADKPPFVEFKGCKQALDRMGQPFSASYEVSGANASKAEQYLEQHFGISPITRACCVWDSTQNGFRDPATGINYLISIGSEETEVRQRESWAKINRFTIQVDAYAEDP, from the coding sequence TTGAAACGGTTGCTACTTATCCGATTGATACCCGCGCTGCTGTTGGTCATTGCCAGCAGTGCCAATGCCAGTGCCGACTTTGGCTGTGATGACTTTCTGTCGAAGCTCGCAGACAAGCCGCCGTTTGTTGAATTCAAAGGCTGCAAACAGGCGCTTGATCGCATGGGCCAGCCATTTTCAGCCAGCTACGAAGTATCCGGGGCCAATGCTTCGAAAGCCGAACAGTACCTTGAACAGCACTTCGGGATTTCGCCGATCACGCGCGCCTGTTGTGTCTGGGACTCGACCCAAAATGGATTCAGAGATCCAGCAACAGGCATCAACTACCTGATCAGCATTGGCTCAGAGGAAACAGAGGTCAGGCAACGGGAGTCGTGGGCGAAGATCAATCGCTTCACGATCCAGGTCGATGCTTACGCTGAGGATCCCTGA
- the uvrB gene encoding excinuclease ABC subunit UvrB, with the protein MSEFQLVTRFEPAGDQPEAIRQLVEGIEAGLAHQTLLGVTGSGKTFSIANVISQIQRPTLVLAPNKTLAAQLYGEFKAFFPNNAVEYFVSYYDYYQPEAYVPSSDTFIEKDASINDHIEQMRLSATKALLERKDAIIVTTVSCIYGLGSPETYLKMVLHVDRGDKLDQRALLRRLADLQYTRNDMDFARATFRVRGDVIDIYPAESDLEAIRIELFDDEVESISAFDPLTGEVIRKMPRFTFYPKSHYVTPRETLLDAIEHIKVELQERLEYLRSNNKLVEAQRLEQRTRFDLEMILELGYCNGIENYSRYLSGRPAGAAPPTLYDYLPADALLVIDESHVSVPQVGAMYKGDRSRKETLVEYGFRLPSALDNRPMRFDEWEGVSPQTIFVSATPGNYEAEHAGRVVEQVVRPTGLVDPQVEVRPALTQVDDLLSEISKRVAVEERVLVTTLTKRMAEDLTDYLADHGVRVRYLHSDIDTVERVEIIRDLRLGTFDVLVGINLLREGLDMPEVSLVAILDADKEGFLRSERSLIQTIGRAARNLNGRAILYADRMTGSMERAIGETERRRDKQIAFNLENGITPRGVIKDVADIMEGATVPGSRSKKRKGMAKAAEENAKYEAELRSPSEITKRIRALEEKMYQLARDLEFEAAAQMRDEIAKLRERLLAV; encoded by the coding sequence ATGTCCGAATTCCAGCTCGTCACCCGCTTCGAGCCCGCCGGCGATCAGCCGGAAGCCATTCGCCAATTGGTCGAGGGCATCGAGGCCGGCCTGGCGCACCAGACGCTGCTCGGTGTGACCGGCTCGGGCAAGACCTTCAGCATCGCCAATGTCATCTCGCAGATACAGCGCCCGACGCTGGTATTGGCGCCGAACAAGACCTTGGCTGCGCAGTTGTACGGCGAGTTCAAGGCGTTTTTCCCGAACAACGCCGTCGAATACTTCGTTTCCTACTACGACTACTACCAGCCCGAAGCCTATGTGCCGTCGTCCGACACTTTCATCGAGAAGGATGCGTCGATCAACGACCACATCGAGCAGATGCGCCTGTCCGCGACCAAAGCGTTGCTGGAGCGCAAGGACGCGATCATCGTCACTACGGTGTCGTGCATCTATGGTCTCGGTAGCCCGGAAACCTATCTGAAGATGGTTTTGCACGTCGATCGCGGCGACAAGCTCGATCAGCGTGCGCTGCTGCGGCGTCTGGCCGATCTGCAATACACCCGCAACGACATGGATTTTGCCCGTGCGACCTTCCGTGTGCGCGGCGATGTGATCGACATCTACCCGGCGGAATCCGATCTGGAAGCGATCCGCATCGAGCTGTTCGATGACGAGGTCGAAAGCATTTCCGCATTCGACCCGCTGACCGGCGAAGTCATCCGCAAGATGCCGCGCTTCACCTTTTACCCGAAGAGCCACTATGTGACGCCACGGGAAACCCTGCTCGACGCCATCGAACACATCAAAGTCGAATTGCAGGAGCGCCTCGAATACCTGCGCAGCAACAACAAACTGGTCGAGGCTCAACGTCTGGAACAGCGCACCCGTTTCGACCTGGAAATGATCCTCGAGCTGGGTTACTGCAACGGCATCGAAAACTACTCGCGCTACCTGTCCGGGCGTCCGGCCGGTGCCGCGCCGCCGACCCTTTACGATTACCTGCCAGCCGATGCCTTGCTGGTGATCGACGAGTCCCATGTCAGCGTGCCGCAGGTCGGCGCGATGTATAAGGGCGACCGTTCGCGTAAGGAAACCTTGGTCGAATACGGCTTCCGTCTGCCTTCCGCGCTGGATAACCGGCCAATGCGTTTTGACGAGTGGGAAGGGGTCAGCCCGCAGACCATTTTTGTTTCGGCAACCCCGGGCAACTACGAAGCCGAGCACGCCGGGCGGGTGGTCGAGCAAGTGGTACGGCCGACCGGTCTGGTCGATCCGCAGGTTGAAGTGCGCCCGGCGTTGACTCAGGTCGACGATCTGCTCTCGGAAATCAGCAAACGCGTGGCGGTCGAGGAGCGGGTGCTGGTCACCACGCTGACCAAGCGCATGGCCGAAGACCTCACCGATTACCTCGCCGACCACGGTGTGCGCGTGCGTTATCTGCACTCGGACATCGACACCGTCGAGCGCGTGGAAATCATTCGTGATCTGCGCCTCGGCACCTTTGACGTGCTGGTGGGGATCAACCTGCTGCGAGAAGGTCTGGACATGCCGGAAGTGTCGCTGGTGGCGATTCTTGATGCCGACAAGGAAGGCTTCCTGCGCTCCGAGCGTTCGCTGATCCAGACCATCGGCCGCGCCGCGCGTAACCTCAATGGTCGGGCGATTCTCTACGCTGACCGCATGACCGGTTCGATGGAGCGGGCGATCGGCGAAACCGAGCGTCGTCGTGACAAGCAGATAGCGTTCAACTTGGAAAACGGCATCACCCCGCGCGGTGTGATCAAGGACGTCGCCGACATCATGGAAGGCGCCACTGTGCCGGGCTCGCGCAGCAAGAAGCGCAAAGGCATGGCCAAGGCTGCGGAAGAGAACGCCAAGTACGAAGCCGAACTGCGCTCGCCGAGCGAGATCACCAAACGCATCCGTGCGCTGGAAGAGAAGATGTATCAGCTGGCGCGGGATCTGGAGTTTGAAGCGGCGGCGCAGATGCGCGATGAGATTGCCAAACTGCGCGAGCGGCTTTTGGCTGTTTGA
- a CDS encoding GNAT family N-acetyltransferase, whose product MKTTLQGQRILLRPLEYADAAALLHAAADGELWNLTVTVVPSASTVDSYLTKALDGRDAGTVMPFVIVLKDTGEVIGSTRFWKIDPLNRKLEIGSSWISASWQKSFVNTEAKYLMLCHAFDVLDCVRVQFTTDENNQKSRNAILRLGAQQEGIVRHERIMPDGRKRNSVRFSIIDDEWPQVRQQLEQKLARDR is encoded by the coding sequence ATGAAAACCACGCTGCAAGGTCAGCGCATTCTTCTGCGCCCGCTTGAGTATGCCGATGCCGCCGCCCTGCTCCACGCGGCCGCCGACGGCGAGCTGTGGAATCTCACCGTCACGGTCGTGCCTTCAGCAAGCACCGTCGACAGCTACCTGACAAAAGCCCTCGATGGCCGTGACGCCGGTACCGTGATGCCGTTTGTCATTGTCTTGAAAGACACCGGGGAAGTGATCGGTTCAACCCGCTTCTGGAAAATAGACCCGCTCAATCGCAAGCTGGAAATCGGCAGCAGTTGGATCTCCGCGAGTTGGCAGAAATCCTTCGTCAACACCGAAGCCAAGTACCTGATGCTGTGTCACGCCTTCGACGTGCTTGATTGCGTGCGTGTGCAGTTCACCACCGACGAGAACAACCAGAAGTCACGCAACGCGATTCTGCGCCTTGGCGCGCAGCAGGAAGGCATCGTCCGTCATGAGCGGATCATGCCGGACGGACGCAAGCGCAACTCGGTGCGCTTCAGCATCATCGACGACGAGTGGCCGCAGGTACGCCAACAACTGGAACAGAAACTCGCCCGCGACCGGTAA
- a CDS encoding mechanosensitive ion channel family protein, whose product MLSLLTEHPLFCALILILLDLGLWRLISSHGSEWKLLVRVLIFTLFSVLLFNEGLNPMEPAPWADNVPLHLAATGLQIGWWLFGARTLTVLIGAVMMQRVGHTGRLLQDLLGAVIFLIAIIAALAYVLDLPVKGVLATSGALAIIVGLALQSTLSDVFSGIVLNTTKPYQLDDWISIDGTEGRVTDIDWRATRLQTSQGSMAVIPNSLAAKAKIINFSRPSNMFGVAVSVQVSPHARPSSVIDALERAMQGCRQLLDTPAPSVALKSSGSSGAEYEISGFVASMGEKRVVRNQLFDLAYRHLQASGVNLLSSDESTAPTNLSRPRALLDSSPIFSTLRQEEKDTFSQNMSQQTFRAGEVILAGGEVSDHLFIIESGVVSVTLKRHGTPFESGRMGPGEVIGEAGILADTSLPADFSAKTFCVLYRIEKSYLKPCLDARHDINDAMQALLDYRLHKAQSLTEETPVVAPKKGFLQWLRNRA is encoded by the coding sequence ATGCTGTCTCTGCTCACCGAACACCCGTTGTTCTGCGCGTTGATCCTGATCCTCCTCGATCTGGGCTTGTGGCGTCTGATCAGTTCCCATGGCAGCGAGTGGAAACTGCTGGTGCGGGTGCTGATTTTCACTTTGTTCAGCGTGCTGCTGTTCAACGAAGGCCTCAACCCGATGGAGCCGGCGCCGTGGGCCGACAACGTGCCGCTGCACCTGGCAGCGACCGGGTTGCAGATTGGCTGGTGGTTGTTCGGTGCGCGCACCCTGACGGTGTTGATCGGCGCGGTGATGATGCAGCGGGTCGGCCACACCGGGCGGCTGTTGCAGGATCTGCTCGGCGCGGTGATTTTCCTCATCGCGATCATTGCTGCGCTGGCCTATGTGCTGGATCTGCCGGTCAAAGGCGTGCTGGCGACGTCCGGTGCGCTGGCGATCATCGTCGGTCTGGCTTTGCAGAGTACGTTGAGCGATGTGTTCTCCGGGATCGTCCTCAACACCACCAAGCCGTATCAACTGGATGACTGGATTTCCATCGACGGCACCGAAGGCCGGGTCACCGATATCGACTGGCGCGCCACGCGCCTGCAAACCAGTCAGGGCAGCATGGCGGTGATTCCCAACTCGCTGGCGGCCAAGGCCAAGATCATCAACTTCAGTCGGCCGAGCAATATGTTTGGCGTCGCGGTCAGCGTGCAGGTCAGCCCGCATGCGCGGCCCAGTTCGGTGATTGATGCACTGGAGCGGGCGATGCAGGGCTGTCGCCAGTTGCTCGACACACCTGCACCGAGCGTCGCACTGAAAAGCTCCGGCAGCAGTGGTGCGGAATACGAGATCAGTGGCTTCGTTGCATCGATGGGCGAGAAGCGCGTGGTGCGCAATCAGCTGTTCGATCTGGCCTATCGGCACTTGCAGGCGTCTGGGGTCAATCTGCTGTCGAGCGATGAAAGCACTGCGCCGACCAACCTGTCGCGGCCTCGGGCGCTGCTCGACAGTTCGCCAATCTTCTCCACCCTGCGTCAGGAAGAGAAAGACACCTTCAGTCAGAACATGAGCCAGCAAACTTTCCGCGCCGGTGAAGTCATTCTTGCGGGCGGCGAGGTCAGCGATCACCTGTTCATTATTGAGTCCGGCGTGGTTTCGGTGACGTTGAAACGCCACGGTACGCCGTTCGAATCCGGGCGCATGGGACCCGGCGAGGTGATTGGCGAGGCTGGGATTCTTGCCGACACCTCGCTGCCGGCGGACTTTTCGGCGAAAACCTTCTGCGTGCTGTACCGCATTGAAAAGTCCTATCTCAAGCCGTGCCTCGACGCCCGTCACGACATCAACGACGCGATGCAAGCCTTGCTTGATTATCGCCTGCACAAGGCGCAATCGCTGACCGAGGAAACGCCGGTGGTCGCACCGAAAAAAGGCTTTCTGCAATGGCTGCGCAATCGCGCCTGA
- a CDS encoding PAAR domain-containing protein, protein MSGKPAARATDATTCPAHAAQKIVAGSPDVFFDGLPAARLGDPASCGSSISGNISATVFINGKNAATQGSLGSHGDVIVGGSGTVIIGQSGGGAAISPVPPINLGFDEQFTLLDADGEPVPDFAYKITTASGKVIRGVTNERGLTQRVSTRASEMLHLEPDDLA, encoded by the coding sequence ATGAGTGGAAAACCCGCTGCACGCGCCACAGACGCCACAACATGCCCTGCCCATGCGGCGCAGAAAATAGTTGCCGGCTCCCCCGACGTATTCTTCGATGGTTTGCCAGCCGCGCGCCTCGGCGACCCCGCCTCTTGCGGCAGCTCCATCAGCGGCAACATTTCCGCGACCGTTTTCATCAATGGTAAAAACGCCGCCACGCAAGGCAGTCTGGGCAGCCACGGCGACGTTATCGTCGGCGGTTCCGGCACCGTCATCATTGGCCAGAGCGGCGGTGGCGCAGCGATCAGCCCCGTTCCGCCGATCAATTTGGGTTTCGACGAACAGTTCACGTTGCTGGACGCCGATGGCGAGCCCGTACCCGACTTCGCTTACAAGATCACCACCGCGTCGGGCAAGGTAATCCGCGGTGTCACCAATGAGCGCGGACTGACTCAAAGAGTGTCGACCCGCGCGAGCGAAATGCTGCATCTGGAGCCTGACGACCTAGCCTGA
- a CDS encoding arylamine N-acetyltransferase family protein yields the protein MSEPRLTNLKLYLQRLGFDAPPAPTLESLRLLQLRHTGVFAFENLATITGAPVLIDLPSIEEKVLLGGRGGYCYELNNLFFALLLELGFDARAISGRVVMNQPEGSWTARTHRLSLVTIDDVRYITDVGFGGMVPTAPLLLDTEAEQPTPHEPYRIEKQPDGYMLRAKVAGEWRSMYLFDLQRQEDIDYTIGNWYVSTHPESPFTQRLMVARTGEGWRKTLNNGSFAVHRMGAESERREVADVEDLLGLLEVEFGIRVARPELLRPVLGHLVQPGQGSSA from the coding sequence ATGAGTGAGCCACGCCTGACGAATCTGAAGCTGTACCTGCAACGCCTCGGGTTTGATGCCCCGCCGGCGCCCACGCTGGAGAGCTTGCGATTATTGCAACTGCGCCACACCGGCGTGTTTGCTTTCGAGAACCTGGCGACGATCACCGGGGCGCCGGTACTGATCGACCTGCCGTCCATTGAAGAGAAAGTCCTGCTCGGTGGTCGCGGTGGCTACTGCTATGAGCTGAACAATCTGTTTTTTGCCTTGTTGCTTGAACTGGGCTTCGACGCACGCGCTATCAGCGGGCGTGTAGTGATGAATCAGCCGGAAGGCAGTTGGACGGCGCGCACGCACCGCTTGAGTCTGGTGACCATCGACGATGTGCGCTACATCACCGATGTCGGCTTCGGTGGCATGGTGCCGACTGCACCGCTGCTCCTCGACACCGAAGCGGAGCAACCAACGCCACACGAACCTTATCGCATTGAAAAACAGCCCGACGGCTACATGCTGCGTGCCAAGGTGGCGGGGGAATGGCGATCGATGTACCTGTTCGATCTGCAACGCCAGGAAGACATCGATTACACCATTGGCAACTGGTACGTCTCGACACATCCTGAGTCACCGTTTACCCAGCGTCTAATGGTTGCGCGTACTGGTGAGGGCTGGCGCAAGACGCTGAACAACGGCAGTTTCGCTGTTCATCGCATGGGCGCCGAGAGCGAGCGGCGTGAGGTCGCGGATGTAGAAGATCTACTCGGCCTGCTTGAGGTTGAGTTCGGGATACGCGTCGCGCGCCCAGAGTTGTTAAGGCCGGTGCTCGGACACCTTGTCCAGCCTGGTCAGGGATCCTCAGCGTAA
- a CDS encoding amino acid aminotransferase, giving the protein MSLFSAVEMAPRDPILGLNEAFNADTRTTKVNLGVGVYCNEEGRIPLLRAVIEAETIRVAQHASRGYLPIDGIAAYDQAVQKLLFGNDSPLISAGRVITTQAVGGTGALKIGADFLKQLLPNAVVAISDPSWENHRALFETAGFPVQNYRYYDAATHDVNRAGMLEDLNALPNGSIVILHACCHNPTGVDLTPADWNKVLDVVKAKGHVPFLDMAYQGFGDGIDEDAAAVRLFAESGLTFFVSSSFSKSFSLYGERVGALSIISESKEESARVLSQVKRVIRTNYSNPPTHGASIVAAVLNSPELRAQWEAELAEMRLRIRGMREQMVALLAEKAPGRDFSFVGRQRGMFSYSGLTTEQVHRLRNEFGIYALDTGRICVAALNQSNIKAVTDAIVQVI; this is encoded by the coding sequence ATGAGCCTGTTCTCCGCTGTCGAAATGGCACCCCGCGATCCAATCCTGGGCCTCAACGAAGCATTCAACGCCGATACCCGGACCACCAAGGTCAACCTGGGCGTTGGCGTGTACTGCAACGAAGAGGGGCGAATTCCACTTCTGCGCGCCGTGATCGAAGCCGAGACGATTCGCGTCGCTCAACACGCTTCGCGCGGTTACCTGCCGATCGATGGCATCGCTGCCTACGACCAGGCCGTGCAAAAGCTGCTGTTCGGCAACGACTCGCCGCTGATCAGCGCCGGTCGCGTCATCACCACTCAGGCTGTCGGCGGGACCGGCGCACTGAAAATCGGTGCCGACTTCCTCAAGCAACTGCTGCCGAACGCCGTCGTGGCGATCAGCGACCCGAGCTGGGAAAACCACCGCGCGCTGTTCGAAACCGCCGGTTTTCCGGTGCAGAACTACCGTTACTACGACGCCGCCACCCACGACGTAAACCGTGCTGGCATGCTCGAAGACCTCAACGCCTTGCCAAACGGCTCGATCGTTATCCTCCACGCTTGCTGCCACAACCCGACCGGCGTCGACCTGACCCCGGCGGACTGGAACAAAGTGCTGGACGTGGTTAAAGCCAAAGGTCACGTGCCGTTCCTCGACATGGCTTACCAGGGTTTTGGCGACGGCATCGATGAAGACGCCGCTGCCGTGCGCCTGTTCGCTGAGTCCGGCCTGACCTTCTTCGTCTCGAGCTCGTTCTCCAAATCGTTCTCGCTGTACGGCGAGCGCGTTGGCGCCCTGTCGATCATCAGCGAATCGAAAGAAGAAAGCGCGCGTGTGCTGTCGCAAGTCAAACGCGTGATCCGCACCAACTACTCCAACCCGCCGACCCACGGTGCGAGCATCGTTGCTGCGGTGTTGAACAGCCCGGAACTGCGTGCGCAGTGGGAAGCGGAACTGGCTGAAATGCGTCTGCGCATTCGCGGCATGCGCGAGCAGATGGTTGCCCTGCTGGCCGAGAAAGCACCGGGCCGCGACTTCAGCTTCGTTGGTCGTCAGCGCGGCATGTTCTCCTACTCCGGCCTGACCACTGAGCAAGTGCATCGCCTGCGTAACGAGTTCGGCATCTACGCCCTCGACACCGGCCGTATCTGCGTGGCTGCGCTGAACCAGAGCAACATCAAGGCAGTGACGGATGCGATTGTTCAGGTCATCTGA
- a CDS encoding nucleobase:cation symporter-2 family protein has product MKTPHVSHQRPEDENLGVGANMAYGLQHVLTMYGGIVAVPLIIGQAAGLSPADIGLLIAASLFAGGLATLLQTLGLPFFGCQLPLVQGVSFSGVATMVAIVSSGGEGGFQSVLGAVIAASLIGLLITPVFSRITKFFPPLVTGIVITTIGLTLMPVAARWAMGGNSHAPDFGSMQNIGLAAVTLVLVLLLSKVGSSTISRLSILLAMVIGTILAVFLGMADFSNVTTGPMFGFPTPFHFGMPTFHFAAILSMCIVVMVTLVETSADILAVGEIIGTKVDSKRLGNGLRADMLSSMFAPIFGSFTQSAFAQNVGLVAVTGIKSRYVVATGGIFLVILGLLPFMGRVIAAVPTSVLGGAGIVLFGTVAASGIRTLSKVDYRNNVNLIIVATSIGFGMIPIAAPNFYDHFPSWFATIFHSGISSSAIMAILLNLAFNHFTAGNSDQQSVFAAAEERTLRYRDLAALREGDYFSDGKLHDCDGKEVPVIEPDDHDHGQGAPKVQVKSSEHV; this is encoded by the coding sequence ATGAAAACGCCCCATGTTTCACACCAACGGCCCGAGGACGAAAATCTCGGGGTCGGCGCGAATATGGCTTACGGCCTGCAACATGTTCTGACCATGTACGGCGGTATCGTTGCGGTGCCACTGATCATCGGCCAGGCGGCCGGCCTGTCGCCGGCGGACATTGGTTTGCTGATTGCTGCTTCATTGTTTGCGGGGGGGCTGGCGACGCTGCTGCAAACCCTGGGTCTACCGTTTTTTGGCTGTCAGTTGCCGCTGGTGCAGGGCGTGTCGTTCTCCGGCGTGGCGACCATGGTCGCGATCGTCAGCAGTGGCGGGGAGGGCGGCTTTCAATCCGTGCTCGGCGCGGTGATAGCGGCGTCGTTGATTGGCTTACTGATAACGCCGGTGTTCTCACGCATCACCAAGTTCTTCCCGCCGCTGGTCACTGGCATCGTGATCACCACCATCGGCCTGACGCTGATGCCGGTGGCCGCACGCTGGGCGATGGGCGGCAACAGCCACGCGCCTGACTTCGGCAGCATGCAGAACATCGGTCTGGCGGCGGTGACGCTGGTGCTGGTGTTGCTGCTGAGCAAGGTCGGCAGCTCGACCATCTCGCGTCTGTCGATCCTGTTGGCCATGGTGATCGGCACGATACTGGCGGTATTCCTCGGTATGGCGGACTTCTCCAACGTCACCACCGGGCCGATGTTCGGCTTCCCGACGCCGTTCCATTTCGGCATGCCAACCTTCCACTTCGCCGCGATTCTGTCGATGTGCATCGTGGTCATGGTGACGCTGGTGGAAACTTCGGCGGACATTCTGGCGGTCGGTGAAATCATCGGCACCAAGGTCGATTCCAAGCGTCTGGGCAACGGCCTGCGGGCGGACATGCTGTCGAGCATGTTTGCGCCGATCTTCGGTTCGTTCACCCAGAGCGCCTTCGCCCAGAACGTCGGGCTGGTGGCAGTAACCGGGATCAAGAGCCGTTACGTGGTGGCCACTGGCGGCATCTTTCTGGTGATCCTTGGCCTGCTGCCGTTCATGGGCCGGGTCATTGCGGCGGTACCGACTTCGGTGCTCGGTGGTGCCGGTATCGTGCTGTTCGGTACCGTGGCGGCCAGCGGCATCCGTACGCTGTCGAAAGTTGATTACCGCAACAACGTCAACCTGATCATCGTTGCCACCTCTATAGGCTTCGGCATGATCCCGATTGCTGCGCCGAACTTCTACGATCACTTCCCGAGCTGGTTTGCGACCATTTTCCACTCGGGCATCAGCTCGTCGGCGATCATGGCGATCCTGCTCAACCTGGCCTTCAACCACTTCACCGCCGGTAACTCGGATCAGCAATCGGTGTTTGCGGCGGCGGAAGAGCGGACTTTGCGTTACCGCGACCTGGCGGCGCTGCGTGAAGGTGACTACTTCAGCGATGGCAAGCTGCATGACTGCGATGGCAAGGAAGTGCCGGTGATCGAGCCGGATGATCACGACCATGGGCAGGGTGCGCCGAAGGTGCAGGTGAAAAGCAGCGAGCATGTCTGA